TTGAGATAATCGTCCAGAGCGGTGAGGAGGTTAAGGACCCCGAGAAGAACATTCCCAAAGCAATAGTCGTTTCGCTGTGGGTTGCAGTTGCCATTTACATTCTCATTGCCTTCTCTCTTCTGGGGGCTGTTAGGGCTGATGTGCCGAGCTGGATGTATCTCGGCCAGCTGGCGGAGCTGAGCCTTGTCAAGGTTGCGGACAGCATCATGCCCCTTGGCGGGTGGATGATTCTGGCAGGAGGGCTGATTTCAACCATAAGCGCAATGAACGCCACAATTTACTCCTCCTCGAGGGTAATCTTTGCTTTAAGCCGCTCCGGCTACCTACACCGCTCTCTTTCAGCGATAAACGAGAGAACCAAAACCCCACACTACGCCATCTTTTTCAGCTATATTATAATCGCCGCAGCTTCTCTCGCTCCAATTGAGGCGGTAGCATCTGCGGCAAGCCTGATGTTCATAATCCTCTTTCTCGCTGTTAACGTCACGCTCATCATTCTCCGCCTGAGGAGGCCGGACATTCAGAGCGCCTTCCGCCTTCCGCTCGTGCCGGTACTTCCAGCCATTGCCGCGGCTCTGCTCGCAGTCGTCTCATACTTCCTCATAACGCAGGTTGAACACGGAGAGGGTGTTTTCCTGATCACAATTGCGTGGATGTTCCTCGGCTCCTTCTTCTACTTTGCCTACTCCGAAAAGGAGCTGGAGAAGAGGGAGGAAGAGGAAGTAATGACGGTCTTCACCGAAAAACCTGTGGAGAAAATGGAGTACACGATTCTCGTTCCCGTTGCAAATCCGGTAATTGCTAAAAAGCTCGTTAGGTTTGCTGAGTTAATAGCGAGGAAGAAGAAGGGGGCGGTTGTCATTCTCAACACCGTGAGGCTTCCTCAGCAAACTCCAATATCTGCTCCAGCTAAAGATGTGAAGAAGGCCAAGGAGCTTGTTGAAGGACTTATGAACCTCAGCGTTCCCTCGGGCGGGGTGGTAAAGGTGAGCCACAGCGTTTCGGAAGCGATTCTCAGCACCGCTGAAGAGTGGAAGGCTAACATGATCGTCATGGGATGGAGAGGCAGAACCTTCAGGAGGGACGTCGTTCTTGGCAGCACCATCGACCCTGTGCTTTTGAAGGCGAAATGCGATGTTGTGGTGATACGATTTGAACCGGGAGAGAAGATTCCCGAATTCAGGGACGTTTTGATTTCCACAATTGGCGGACCGCACGCCAAGCTTGGTTACGAGATTGCAAGGGCTTTGGTTGAGGACAAGAGCGGAAGGATTAAGCTGCTTTACGTCGGAAGCTCGGAAAAGGAGAGGGAAAAGGCGGAGAAAGTGTTTGAAGAGGCTATGGAGATTTTGAATGGGCTTAACGTGGAAAGGGAATTTGCCATCAGCTCCTCCCCCTCTGACGTCGTGGCGAGAGAGGCGGAGAGCTTTGATTTGGTAATAGTAGGCGCATCGGAGAGAACCTTCCTGAAGAACTTTCTCACAGGACTGTTTCCGGAGAAAGTGGTTATGAAAACGTCGAAGACCGTTGCTATGACAAGGAAGTGGGTCGGGCTGCTGAATCGCTAAACCTTTTCCATTTTCTTTGCAAATTTTCTGTAGATTTCAAACAGCTCAGGAGTTGCGAGGTGTATTTCGAAGGGGGCAAAGACGTCAATATCTTTGAGAATTTGCCCAACAATTTTCGCCCTGTCCTCGTTTCTTTTTGGAACATGTTTGGATACGATTAAGATGTCGATGTCGTTCGCTGGAGTGTGTCTGCCCTCAACAACCGAGCCGAAAACGTACACTTCAGCATCCTCAAGCATTTTTTTGGCCAGCTTCTTTATGATCTTGGCATAGTGGCGGTAGTTCTCGAAGTACTTCCTCTCCTCTCTGGCCGTTTCAATGAAAACATCAAAGCTCATAAGGCATCAACCAGATCTCGGATTTTCCTCGCCAATTTTAGCATGTTCTCAACTTCTATCCTCTCAAATTCCGATGGAATGTAGCGGGAGGTTATGTAGGCATTCTCCACATTGGAGATTCTGTCTATGTTCTCCCTCATGAACTCCTCAACAGCATCAATTTTTCCCGAAGCCTTCCCAATCTCCCTGAGTAATCGCTTTATCGAGGGCGTTTTCGGATAATCGCCAACTTTTTTGAAAAGAGCGTACTTCAGGTAAAGCTCGACAAATTGCTGGATGTTGAAGGCTGCAATATCGTAAACCCCAGATTCAATCAACTGTTCAGCATTTTTAAGGAACTTGAAAGCTCTCTCCCTTAAAATTTCCATTTCCTCAATGCCCATTGAAGTTTAATTGGCACCAAAAGTAATTAACCTTTCCATCAACAGCCATTATGCCCAAACTCGGCTTCGTTCAGGTTGAGGTTTCGACGAGGTGTCAGCTTAGCTGCCTGATGTGCCCGAAATCCTGCTTTAGCGATGAGTGGATAGCCAAGGACATGAATATGGAAACTTTCAGGCTCATCCCCTTCAAAAAGTTCCATTACGCCCATCTGCAGGGCTGGGGGGAGCCTCTGCTCAACCCGAACATTGGGGAGATGGTTGATATTGCTGCAAAAAGCTGCAAAGTTGGTTTGACGACCAACGGCCTGCTAATTGACCACCATATCGACTCAATCCTGAAGCTCGACCTTCTTGCCGTCTCAGTTGCAAGCGGTGATGCGAGACAGCATGAAAGGGTGAGGGGATGCAGCCTTGAAAAGCTTGCAGGGAATATAAAGCTTGTCTCAGAGAGCAGAGGCAAAAGGCCGAAAATCGTGATTGCGACGATGATGCTGAAATCCACAATTGAGTCTCTCCCCAAACTCATCGATTTCGCCGCCGAATGCGGGGCGGATGAGGTTATAGCCAACAACCTCGATTACATTCCCTCGAAAGAGCTTGTGGGAGAGGAGGTTTTTGGGTTAACGGCTGATAAAGACGTGGAAAAGGCTGTGGAGCAGGCTGGAAAGAGGGCGGAGGAGCTGGGAATTGGCTTTATCGCAAAGCCGAGACTGATGGAGGAGGCTTTGGTCTGTGCAGAAAACCCGGTGGAGAACTGCGTTGTTGCAGTTGATGGCAGAATTGCTCCCTGCGCTTACCTCAATCTGCCCACAGCAAGCGAAACAATTCCAAGGTGGTTCAGGGGAAGGACTGTGGAGGTTCCGAAGGTTTACTTCTCCAGCTTTAAGGAGTGGTTGAAGAGCGATTTCAGAGACACCTTTAAGAGACGCCTTCAGGTTCTCCACCAGTCTCTGCCAACCGAACTCCCTCCACTCCCACAGCCCTGCAGAACCTGCTACAAGGCCTATTCAGTCTAAATCGAACACAACCGTCCTGTTGAAGTAGTGCGGATGGAACTGTCTCATCCATTCGGGAATCGTCGAGTAGTCGAACTTCATGAAAATCTCCACCCTTCCCTTGTAGCCAGCCTTCCTCAGCTCAAGCTCAAGGTTTCTGTCGAGCTCATCCAGAGAGTGGCCTTTGGCCACAATTTCTTCATTCTCCGCAACCCAGACATCCCCAAATCTTAGAGTGAAACTGAGCTTCACCATAAAAAATCACATAACCTCAAAATAAAAAAATTAGGTGTAAAGGTGGGCGATCATCTGGTAGCTGATGTAGTAAAGAATGCCCAGCAGTATTATTGCCAGAATCAGGCTCGCTATGACCAGCTTTTTCTCTATGGGCAGTATCTCCTCCATGCCCACGATGACTCTCTCTGTTCCGCACGCTGCACATCTGAGTATCTCTCTGTCTCCCTCAGAGACTATCTCGGCCATCTTTCCGCAGTTCGGACAGGGCTCCTCTCTCGCCATTTTCACCACCTCACTTCAGGAACAGCAGGTGCACGTCGTGGAAGAACAGGTAGCTTATGGCCAGTCCAATCCAGATGATGAAGCCGAAGAGGCAGACGAAGTACACTAAAGCGAGCCTGCCGAGCCCCTCTTTGCGCAACACTGAGAAGTCGGATATCACTCCGATGCTGAAGAAGGTCAGGGCGAAGAATATCCTCCTGAGGCTGTTCATCTCGTTGACTGCAGCGCTGAATGGAGCGTAAGCTGCCTTGAACTGCTCGGTGGTCAGCTCGGAAACGCTGACTCCAAGGCTCGCTGCGTAGGCGTTGATTGCTGCTGATGTGAGCCATGCAACGATGACGAAGGTCAGGAAGTAGCCGATGACGAACTTGGGGAATCTGTACCAGATTTCAACTTTCTCCACCTTCTCTCCCGGCCTTCTCTCGATCCAGTAAACCCAGACAACTGCAAGGATGAATGCCCATACGCCAATGAATATGTCAATGAATATCTTCGTCGTAACAGCGGCGTTGAGAATCCAGCCTTTGAGTGGTTCGTATTCAGGATTCCAGCCCAGTATCAGAGCTTCAACCACTTCACACTTGCAGTGGCAGCACCGTCGGTTTTGACAGCGAGTCCCATCCATGCTCCAGCCACGAGGGGCTGGTGCTGCAGGAAGGTTGCGGCAAGGAAAGGTAGGAAGAGCAGCTCAACCACAGCAAAGACGATAACGAGCGATGCAACCATGACTGGCACCACTGGCCTTGCCCTGATGGCTCCTCCAGTTGCTATGGCCGCTGAAACACCGCAAATTGAGATACCCGACGCAAGCGGAGCAGCCCACTCCCTGCTGAAGCCGAAGTACCTCCTTGCAACCCAGTAAACGAGGGCCCAGTAAATCAGGTAGGCTTCTACAATTGCACAGAGACCTCTGAAGAGGTAGTTGTACAGAATCTCAGGTGGAATCGTAGGAGCCTTGATACCCACAACAGCACCGAGCAGAACGATGGCAGTTTTGATGAACCACTCGGGCTTGGCAGCTTCTTTAAGCCAGTTGGCAAAGCCCTTGAAGAAGTTTCCTATAATCAGGCCGAGAATCAGAGCAAAGATGTATCCTGCCTCGCCCGTCATGCGCAGCGACCACGGCACTCCAGCCTTTGCTGGGTCAGTTGCTGCAATGTAGGCATTGTGGCCAATCACCCAGCAAATCCATGTTAAGATGAATATTACTGTAAAGGCCGCGGCAAACTTTCCACCCTTCCAGCCCATCGCTACAGCGCCGATGGTTGTGAGAATCAGCAGAACAAGCCATGATACAACAAAGGAGCCAATCGGTCCGAGGTAGGCAAAGTTCTTGCTCGTCGGCCCCATGGCTTTTGAAACATCAACCCAGGTGCTTGACTTTACTACCCATCCCATGATGTCCGCACCGTACGCAGTAGCAAGGCAAAGCACGAACAGCAGCATTCCAAGCCAGAAAGCCCACCAGTCCTCTTTCTTCCACAGTGAAGACCAGTCAATTCTCCTCTCTTCTGCCATACCACCACCTCTCAACCGTCCACTACTCGCAAATCAACAAATCCCACATTCATAATTTGGTTTTAACAAAATATTAGAATATCGTCAAAAAAAGCGTCAAATAGTGTTATGCTACCCTCATAACCTCCCTTCCCTCTTCTGTGACCTCCAGAACCTTCATTCTTCCATCTTTAATCATTTTGATTAGTCCCCTTTCAGCGAGATACGCCACCCTCTTTTTGGCCGTGTTCCTCGTTATGCCAAAGTTGGTCATGACATCCTTTATTGAAGGCCTCTCCCCCACTCTGTTTTGGGCGTAAACGAACCTAAGAATTTCGTAGATTTCTGCAGGCATCTCAATTTTCTTGCTCTTTATGGCGCAGCACTCCATCTTCAACAGCTTCATCTCCCTCTCACCGAGCAGCTCGCTTTCCGTGCACACAACCAGAATCCCCTTGTTAAGAACGAAGAAAACATCCTTGAGCCTCTGTATAAGCTCATAAACCTCCTCGAAGTTCCTCTTTATCAGAAGGTAGTCGATGTCGAGCAGCACAGCATTCTTCCATCCCGGCATGTTCAAAATCTCCCTGTATATTCTGTCCGGGTCAGGTTCAAGTGTGCCGTCTCTTTTCTTTGCAGAGAGCATAAGGTGGTTACCCTCCTCGATTCCGAGAACCTCTGGATATCTTCTGCTTATCACCCTACCATTGTAACCGCACCTAATTAGGTCGTTAATAACGTCCACCGCCGTGTCGAAGCTGTCAGCGAAGTAAACTCTCCCCCTCTCAACCTCATACTTCAGCATTCTCCTCTCTGCCTCCCTCTCTGCCTGCCTCTTTTCTGAAATGTCTCTCGTAATTATCGAAATTCCTGAAAGCTCTCCCATCTCGTTGAGCAGTGGAGAAACTGTGACCTCCACGTCAATGACCACTCCGTCTTTCCTTAACCTTCTCGTCTCGAACCTCAGTCCAGACTCTCCTTCCCTTATTCTCCTGATTATGAACTCCGTCTCACCCTTAATCTCCTCAGGAAGGAGCTTGGAAGCCGGCATCCCCAGTGCCTCATCTCTTCTCCACCCAAAAAGTCTTTCGGCAGTCCTGTTCCAGCTCGTTATCTTCCCTTCTAGGTTTACGGAGTAAATGGCGTCATTGGAGTTCTCCACAATGCTTGCAAGCTGCTGCAGCCCTTTCTGAACTTCGAGAATTTCTCTCGTCCTTCTTTCCAGCTCTTCGCATGTGTTCTTAAGCTCAATTTCAGCCTTCTTCCTCCTCGTTATGTCTCTCATTATGGCCACAAAGCCTATAACTTCTCCATTGGAATCGTGAATGCTGGTGAGAGTCTGGTCAACTATTATCATCTCTCCATCCTTCCTTATTCTCGGAGCCTCAATGTCCTTGACATGTCCCTCAACAACTGCTCTCTTGAAGTTCTCGGTGCACTGCTGCCAGCGCTCCTTGGGCATTAAGAAGTTTAGAGGCTTCCCTACAGCTTCCTCGGCAGTATAGCCAAACATCATCTCCGCACCGCGATTCCACACCGTAATTCTGCTGTCAACATCAAGAATGACTATGGCATCGACAGAGTGCTCAAGAATCTCTCTGAAGAAGGCAAGCTGTCTCTCGATTTTTCTTCTTGTAGAGATGTCTCTGGCGAGGCATCTGTAAGTTCCACCGTCCTTTTTTACGATAACTTCAACAGGGGTTATTTTTCCGTCTTTAATTATTTCGTACTCAAATTTTCCAGATTCGAGCTTCTCAACGGGAAAATGCTCGAGGACGTCTCTTACGGGCTTTCCCTGAACATCTCCGAACTTGTCCCTAAAATTGGGGGACGCAAAAGTGATACAGTAATGGCTGTCGAGCTCAAAAAGCCAGCCATCCATCTCCTCAACAACACTCCTGAACCTCCTCTCACTCTCTTCCAGCGACTCTTTTTCTTTCCTAAGCTCTTCAACCATCCAGTTAAAGGCCTTTGCCAGTTCTCCAAACTCATCGGTGGATTTGGGAGTCACTGTTCTAATCTCTCCACTCACCACACTCTGAAAGGCATCCCTAAGTTCCTCCAACGGCTCAAGGATGCTTCCAGCAGAGAAGAGAGAGACAATCAGGACTATAACCACCACGTAGAGGTAGTATACTGGTGGAACGCCCATCTCCACCAGAGAAATTCCGAGAAGCAGTGAAAGGATGGATATTACGGTTAGCATCAGAACAAATCTGACGAAAACTTTCATAGCGCACCACTCCCCAGCAATAAAAGGACGAAAGCAACTCCCACTGCCCAACCGGCGTATGAGGCAAAAAGAGGCTTCACTCCAACCCTCTGCACCCTTCCTACGTTTACCGTGTAGCAGATTGCCGCAAGAGTCGTGGCGAACATCACAGTGGCAAGCGGTCTCAATGCCTGCACGACCTCTCCCGGCAAATAGGTTGAGGAGAACAGCGCCACTCCAAGGAAGCTCACGATGTACCACGGTACGTAAAACCTGCTCTCCGAGTAGATTATTGAAAGAATGAGGACGACGAGGGCTATCATTGCAATTCTGATTCCTTTTATCGCCAGTGCCTCTTCCTCAACACCAAAAAGCTGAGAGGAGATTTTCACAATCCCCGTTTGGTGAAGCGTAGCCCCTGCAAGAACGGCAAACTCATCGGGGGAGATGCTGGCGTAGTGGGCTATGCTTGGATACAGTATAGCTCCAGTGAGCCCTACGGCTGTTATAATCATAATTGCTGCCGAAAACTCCTCTTTCCTTGGTTTTATAAGGGGAGAGATTATTGCAATTGCCGAAACACCGCAAATACCACTTCCGCAGGCAAGAAGAATGGACATCTGCCTGCTTAGCTTTAACCGAGACGAGAGCCAGAAAACGGTGAGAAAGATTAGGGAGGTTGAGATGAGCGTTGCAGCCACAATTTCTGGATGGAACTCGCCCAGATAGGGGATGTTGATGTTCACACCGTAAAGGGTTATACCAATGGGGAGGAGGAAGGGAACGTATCTCTCAACCACTCTTTTCTTTTCCTCGTCCCTCTGGAGGTTTCCCGCCACTATACCAAAAACAAGAGCCAGAAAGAGGGGTTCAAGGGCAGGATCAGCAAGGTTTATGATATAAGCAGCTGCACCGCAAAGTAAAAGCAGCAATAGCATCTGAAGGTTTTTTCTCGAAACGGGCAACTCTCTGGCAACTTCAATCAGTTTTACCGTCTCGCGCATCTGCTAAATAGTCTGTACCAACATATATAAAATTTGTTTTGGGAGTAATTTTAAATACAATTTCCCCGAAGCGGAGACGTGGAGAGCGTTGAGCTTGAGGTTCTCAAACTCCTTGAGGAGAACGCAAGAATGAGCGAGGAGGAAATAGCCGAGGTTCTGGCACTGCCCGTTGACAGAGTTAAGGAGATCATTAAGAAGTTCGAGGATGATGGGGTTATTCTGAAGTACAAAGCCATCGTTGACTGGGAAAAGCTGCAGGAGGATTTTGTTTACGCTTTGATAAACGTTAAGGTCTCTTTGACGAGGGAGAAGGGGTATGATGATATTGCCAAGAGAATCGCCAAGTTCAGCGAAGTGCATGCGGTGAGGCTTGTAAGCGGTGAGTACGACTTTCAGGTTGTGGTAAAGGGGAAGAGCTTGAAGGACATCGCCTTCTTTGTTGCTGAGAAGATTTCGACCATTCCTGAGGTGAGGGATACCTTCACGCACTTCGTGCTGAGAACGTACAAGGAGGAAGGTGTGAATCTGTTTGAAGATGAGGAAGACAGGAGGCTTGCCTTTGTCCCGTAGACTTGCGAGAAGGGTTGAGGAGCTGAAGCCGTCGGGAATAAGGAGATTTTTCGACTTAGTGGTGGGAAGGGATGATGTGATAAGTCTCGGCGTTGGAGAGCCAGACTTCCCCGTGCCGTGGAGGATAAGGGAGGAGATGATTTACTCGCTGGAAAAGGGATACACATCCTACACATCCAACCTCGGCCTGCCGGAGCTGAGGGAGGGGATTGCGGAGTATTATACGAGGTTCGGCGTCAAGGCTCTGCCCGAGCAGGTCATGGTTACCTCAGGCGTTAGCGAGGGCGTTGACATTGCAATCAGAGCTCTGATAGAGCCGGGCGATGCTGCTCTCATCCCTGAGCCGTGCTACGTGAGCTACAAACCACTCGTTGAGATATGCGGCGGTGAAGCCGTGACGATTCCCACCGCTCCGGAGTTCAGGCTCACCTACGAGATGCTGATGCAGTACAGGGATGCGAAGGCCAAAATTCTCGTTTTGAACTACCCCGCAAATCCCACGGGTGTGAGCTACTCGAAGAAGGAGCTTGAGGAGATTGCTGACGCTGTAAACGAGCTCGACCTCATCGTTCTGTCCGATGAGATTTACGCTGAGCTCACCTACACGGGAAGGCATGTTTCCATGGCCGCGCTGAACGGAATGGAGGACAGAGTTGTTATTTTCAACGGCTTCTCCAAAGCGTTCGCAATGACCGGAATGAGGGTCGGCTACGTGATTGCCCCACCTGACATCTTTGCGGGGATGCTGAAAATTCACCAGTACTGCATGCTCTGCGCTCCAATAACGGGACAGATAGGGGCGATTGAGGCTCTGAGGAGCCTTGACGAAGTGGAGAGGATGAGGGCAGAGTACATGAGAAGAAGGAATTTTGTGGTCAAAAGATTGAGCGAGATTTTTGAGATAAAGAAGCCTGAAGGAGCATTTTACGCTTTTCCGAAGATTTCCTCAACCGGAATGTCCAGCGAGGAGTTTGCAGAGAAGCTGCTGCTCGAGAAAAGCGTTGCGGTTGTGCCGGGAAATGCCTTCGGCGAGTGCGGGGAGGGCTACGTAAGATTGGCTTACGCTGTGAAGTTCGAGAAGCTGAAGGAAGCAATGGACAGAATAAAGGAGTTTGTTGAGGAGCATGGTGAGGGTTAAGCTTTTCGCAAACTTCAGGGAGGCGGCGGGAGTTAAGGAGGTTGAGGTTGAAGCCGGAACTGTGGGAGAGGTGCTGCAGGAGCTGGTAAGGAGGTTTCCGAAGCTCGAAAGCCTGTTTTACGAGGAGGGAAGGCTGAGGGACTACGTCAACATCATGGTCAACGGGAGGAACGTTAGAGGGGATTTGAATTACCCGCTCAGCCACACAGATGAGGTCGCAATATTCCCGCCGGTGAGCGGGGGGTAGGAGAAATTTTCCGTAGAACAGCTTACACTTTTGAAAGATAAATATTTATTGCCCAGGGTTAAATTTTAAGCGATGGATAGTAAGGCCGTATCGCCCCTCATAGGATTCGTTTTGATGCTTGCCATCATAATGGGGTTAATCGGAATCATGCAGGCCCAGTGGGTGCCTGTTTGGAATAAAGAGGTTGAGGCGGAACATTTATCAAAGCTTGAATTTGAGGCTTCAGAAATCCCAAAAATTATGTTTATTTCCGCTACAACTGGAAAACAGGGGGTTGCGAGCATAGATGCAGGTTGTGAGTACCCAAACAGGGGGTTTCTGATAAATCCTTCAACAGCATCAACATCCTTAAAAGCAATTCCTCTAAGCGTTGATGTTAAGTTCAACGAAACGCTGCCTAATGGCAGTTTATTCCGTTACAGCAACAAGTTTACAACCTATGCAATAATTGTTCAACCAAACTACTTTTACATGCAAAAACCTGAAATAATCGTAGAGCACTCTGCCGTAATCAAAACCAGCGGAAATTCCGCCCTCAACGTTTCCTCACCCGTCTCATTTTCGAGGAATAAAGTTCACCTGTTTATCGTAAACTCCACCTTCAGTTCAATTTCTACACCTAATACACTAAATCTTCAATTTATCCCTGTCTCATATGGTGGAGATACCTTTGTCAAAAATGCATCAATAACTCTAAAAGTGTTAGATGAAACCTTTGACTGGTGGAATAAAACTTTAAAGAATATTTTTGGAGCGGGCAACGTTACAGCCGATGGGAGTAGGAAGGAAATGACCTTTAGGCTTTTCAACACGACGTTGAGCATGAGTTATCTGATTGTTCAGGCTTCGATTGGTGAAAGAGCTAAACTTAATGAGAGAATCGAACCTTACAGAATCTTTGCTACTTCAAGCAATACTCTGTCAATGCTGAAAGGAGAGCAAAGAGAGTTGAATGTAAAGGTTTTGGATATCTACAACAACCCCGTTAGAGGGTATTCACGTGTTAGCTATTCTGTTGTTTCCGGGGGCGATAAGTGTCGCATTGTGTCAGCATCCCCTCAAACTGATGAGAAAGGAGTTTTTACGGTTACGGTTGAAGCAGTGAATTCTGGCAACTGTGATGTAGAGTTTCGGATAGATAGCATAAATTCAGGATTCAACAAAACTAAATTTTCGATAACTGTTATTCCTGTTAGTTCTGGAGGGTTAGGAGGACAAGGATATTTGTCTTTCACTCCTGCATCAAGAGGGTTGGTTGAGATATACCATGGCCCTGTAAACGGGTTTATCGATCCAACAAAACCGCCTGCAGAGAGTCCAAGAGATTTAATCACAGACCCAAACTGGGAGCCATATGCTCTGGAAGACAAAGAACTGGCTGCTTATAATGATGGATCCTGGGACTGGTGGTCAGGCGAATATGTGCCCACCTCTGGATATTTGGAAAAAACGCAAAATAATGCTCAGTCTAAACAAAATAGCCAAAAGAATCATGCCTCCCAGTTGTTTGAGTTTAATGTCGGAGATGTACAAATGAGTAGTTTGAAAGTCTTCTGGAACGGTATTGCTTGGTTGGATGTGCAAAATAATCGCAATGATGGAGTTGTTCTTTACGTCTGGAATGGAACTGGTTGGGAATACCTGTGTGACACGACATCAAGTAGCGAAGTGTGGTTGCAATGCGAAAAGAGAGGTAACTACATCCAAAACAAGAAAGTGTACTTGCTAATAGTCCAAAATGACTGGACACAAACTTGGAAAGGCAACAGAGACTCGCAAATATACACCGACTACATCGAACTTGACATTCTGACTTGAGAAGGCAGAGTCTTGGAAATATAGTTTTTTCAAAAACAATAGGAACAAAGTTTACGAAAATAAAACTGATTTGCCCAAACCATCACTAAGCTTAACCATTAAAGCAAAATCGAATTGGGATAACGAACTTTGTCAAAGCCAATCAAACTCCATTATATCATTAGTTGCCGTTGAAAACCCTCTCTCAGCTCTCCTCCAGCGGCTTTACCGTCTTTATTGCCCATCAACCTCCCTCTAAAATTTACCTCACATAGCACTTCTAACAATCTCTTACGGTCCCCAACCAAAAACCTTAAATAAGTTAACTATTTCTAACAAAATGT
The nucleotide sequence above comes from Archaeoglobus fulgidus DSM 4304. Encoded proteins:
- a CDS encoding pyridoxal phosphate-dependent aminotransferase, which gives rise to MRKTGGLPLSRRLARRVEELKPSGIRRFFDLVVGRDDVISLGVGEPDFPVPWRIREEMIYSLEKGYTSYTSNLGLPELREGIAEYYTRFGVKALPEQVMVTSGVSEGVDIAIRALIEPGDAALIPEPCYVSYKPLVEICGGEAVTIPTAPEFRLTYEMLMQYRDAKAKILVLNYPANPTGVSYSKKELEEIADAVNELDLIVLSDEIYAELTYTGRHVSMAALNGMEDRVVIFNGFSKAFAMTGMRVGYVIAPPDIFAGMLKIHQYCMLCAPITGQIGAIEALRSLDEVERMRAEYMRRRNFVVKRLSEIFEIKKPEGAFYAFPKISSTGMSSEEFAEKLLLEKSVAVVPGNAFGECGEGYVRLAYAVKFEKLKEAMDRIKEFVEEHGEG
- a CDS encoding ubiquitin-like small modifier protein 1; this translates as MVRVKLFANFREAAGVKEVEVEAGTVGEVLQELVRRFPKLESLFYEEGRLRDYVNIMVNGRNVRGDLNYPLSHTDEVAIFPPVSGG
- a CDS encoding Ig-like domain-containing protein, with the protein product MDSKAVSPLIGFVLMLAIIMGLIGIMQAQWVPVWNKEVEAEHLSKLEFEASEIPKIMFISATTGKQGVASIDAGCEYPNRGFLINPSTASTSLKAIPLSVDVKFNETLPNGSLFRYSNKFTTYAIIVQPNYFYMQKPEIIVEHSAVIKTSGNSALNVSSPVSFSRNKVHLFIVNSTFSSISTPNTLNLQFIPVSYGGDTFVKNASITLKVLDETFDWWNKTLKNIFGAGNVTADGSRKEMTFRLFNTTLSMSYLIVQASIGERAKLNERIEPYRIFATSSNTLSMLKGEQRELNVKVLDIYNNPVRGYSRVSYSVVSGGDKCRIVSASPQTDEKGVFTVTVEAVNSGNCDVEFRIDSINSGFNKTKFSITVIPVSSGGLGGQGYLSFTPASRGLVEIYHGPVNGFIDPTKPPAESPRDLITDPNWEPYALEDKELAAYNDGSWDWWSGEYVPTSGYLEKTQNNAQSKQNSQKNHASQLFEFNVGDVQMSSLKVFWNGIAWLDVQNNRNDGVVLYVWNGTGWEYLCDTTSSSEVWLQCEKRGNYIQNKKVYLLIVQNDWTQTWKGNRDSQIYTDYIELDILT